From a single Nothobranchius furzeri strain GRZ-AD chromosome 7, NfurGRZ-RIMD1, whole genome shotgun sequence genomic region:
- the mastl gene encoding serine/threonine-protein kinase greatwall isoform X3: protein MEVVEKRSSRFNMKSVEIPKPPSIDDFDVLKPISRGAFGKVYLARKKCSARLYAIKVMKKADMVDKNMASQMKAERDALALSKSPFIVHLFYSLQTATKIYLVMEYLIGGDVKSLLHIYGYFDQDMAVKYISEVALALDYLHRHGIIHRDLKPDNMLISNEGHIKLTDFGLSKVKLDRELSLMDILTTPSLAKPKQDFFRTPGQVLSLICSLGFNTPAGESKRHSSASVVSSPMSCSKVKQKNNSLGSPLTNSTYQLFSPTGYENKIGPKIKTFTHHNLTKNLTPTLLKIRKRFETMSADSTPDTEGGVSPMWECEEKENKHVDNQRVRGQSESREPKQTHGPTKLCTAGVSAEASSSVSTKGPHQDYLLGATPRCSKPVWDHFPAATSVKRTFSHVESSPESLEVKAKKGNADYKRCCNIPEDAGMSHTGLTGTFSTFKIGGSLGKEEAVHISLKGSSPIVVAKSLFREVDEPTENVFEDAFKDSSPFCLVSPLPGNADMCRSLSLDPDGSMHDTSLPLDIHPNKSAETSASYAENEDNEGSSMMETVAMVTPGGESPLSLSRLADPVRSVAEVPLVLRQRNAVVFRSYCSSINRSSVLGGSRLSLGSVETMDVSTPASYHSALGAATPVQQCRNSNSSAYQTPQPVSTSHTPYRTPKSVRRGALPVEGAPILGTPDYLAPELLLGKPHDCMVDWWALGVCLFEFLTGVPPFNDETPPLVFQNILNRDIPWPEGEEELSVNSRNAIEILLTMEMTKRAGLKVF, encoded by the exons ATGGAGGTAGTTGAAAAGCGCTCCTCCAGGTTTAATATGAAATCGGTGGAAATTCCTAAACCACCTTCGATCGACGATTTTGACGTTTTGAAACCCATTAGCCGTGGCGCCTTTGGCAAAGTCTATCTTGCCAGAAAAAAGTGCAGTGCACGTCTATATGCAATAAAG GTGATGAAAAAGGCAGACATGGTTGACAAAAATATGGCGAGTCAGATGAAGGCTGAAAGAGATGCGCTTGCTCTCAGCAAAAGTCCCTTCATCGTTCATCTGTTTTATTCCCTTCAGACAGCCACTAAGATCTACCTG gtgATGGAATACCTGATTGGTGGAGATGTCAAGTCACTTCTTCATATTTATGGATACTTTGATCAGGATATGGCTGTGAAATACATCTCAGAGGTTGCTTTGGCCTTGGATTACCTCCACCGTCATGGAATAATCCACAG GGACCTGAAGCCAGACAACATGCTGATATCTAACGAAGGCCACATCAAACTAACAGACTTTGGGCTTTCAAAAGTCAAGCTTGACAGAG AGCTGAGTCTGATGGATATCCTCACCACTCCGTCCTTGGCTAAACCAAAACAAGATTTCTTTCGCACCCCGGGCCAAGTCCTATCTTTAATCTGCTCCCTTGGATTC AACACGCCTGCAGGAGAAAGTAAACGCCACAGCAGCGCCTCTGTCGTGTCCAGCCCAATGTCCTGCAGCAAAGTCAAACAGAAGAACAACTCTCTTGGTTCTCCTTTGACAAACAGTACATATCAGCTGTTTTCTCCGACTGGCTATGAAAATAAAATAG gaCCTAAAATTAAAACGTTCACTCATCATAATCTGACAAAAAACCTGACTCCCACGTTGCTGAAGATCAGGAAGAGGTTTGAGACGATGAGCGCCGACAGCACCCCCGACACCGAGGGTGGCGTCAGTCCCATGTGGGAGTGTGAGGAG aaagaaaacaaaCACGTTGATAATCAGAGGGTTAGAGGGCAGTCTGAGTCCAGAGAGCCCAAACAGACCCATGGACCCACAAAACTCTGCACAGCTGGGGTCTCTGCTGAGGCCTCTAGTAGCGTGTCAACTAAAGGACCGCATCAGGACTATCTTTTAGGAGCAACACCTCGCTGCTCGAAGCCGGTGTGGGACCACTTTCCGGCTGCAACCTCTGTCAAAAGGACATTTTCACACGTAGAATCAAGCCCAGAGTCGCTGGAGGTCAAAGCCAAAAAGGGAAATGCGGACTACAAGAGATGCTGTAACATTCCAGAAGATGCTGGGATGAGTCACACTGGTCTGACTGGAACATTTTCCACCTTCAAGATAGGTGGCTCCCTGGGGAAGGAGGAAGCTGTACACATCAGTCTGAAAGGCTCCAGTCCCATCGTTGTGGCTAAAAGTCTGTTCAGGGAGGTGGACGAGCCGACCGAGAACGTGTTTGAAGATGCCTTTAAAGACTCGTCACCTTTTTGCCTCGTGTCACCTCTACCTGGGAACGCCGACATGTGCCGGAGCTTGAGTCTAGACCCTGACGGATCCATGCATGACACGTCTCTCCCTCTGGACATCCATCCAAACAAATCGGCAGAAACTTCTGCTTCTTACGCCGAAAACGAGGACAATGAGGGCTCGTCAATGATGGAGACTGTTGCTATGGTAACCCCGGGAGGTGAATCTCCGCTTTCCCTCAGTCGACTCGCTGATCCTGTGCGGAGTGTTGCGGAAGTCCCCCTGGTCCTCCGGCAGCGAAACGCAGTGGTTTTCCGCAGCTACTGCAGCTCCATCAATCGCTCCAGCGTGTTGGGAGGTTCCAGGCTCAGTTTAGGATCAGTGGAGACCATGGATGTTTCCACACCCGCGTCTTATCACTCAGCCCTTGGAGCTGCCACACCCGTGCAGCAATGCCGTAACTCCAACAGCTCCGCTTATCAG ACTCCCCAGCCTGTGTCGACCTCCCACACCCCTTACAGAACTCCAAAAAGCGTCAGACGGGGTGCGCTTCCTGTTGAGGGTGCACCGATCTTGGGAACGCCGGATTATTTGGctccagagctgctgctgggaaaGCCACACG ACTGCATGGTGGACTGGTGGGCGCTTGGCGTGTGTCTGTTCGAGTTCCTCACCGGCGTTCCGCCGTTCAACGACGAGACGCCTCCGCTGGTTTTCCAGAATATTCTCAACAGGG ACATCCCCTGGCCAGAGGGAGAGGAGGAACTGTCTGTAAACTCCAGGAACGCCATCGAAATCCTGCTCACCATGGAGATGACCAAGCGTGCAGGTCTGAAAG TATTTTGA
- the mastl gene encoding serine/threonine-protein kinase greatwall isoform X2, with protein sequence MEVVEKRSSRFNMKSVEIPKPPSIDDFDVLKPISRGAFGKVYLARKKCSARLYAIKVMKKADMVDKNMASQMKAERDALALSKSPFIVHLFYSLQTATKIYLVMEYLIGGDVKSLLHIYGYFDQDMAVKYISEVALALDYLHRHGIIHRDLKPDNMLISNEGHIKLTDFGLSKVKLDRELSLMDILTTPSLAKPKQDFFRTPGQVLSLICSLGFNTPAGESKRHSSASVVSSPMSCSKVKQKNNSLGSPLTNSTYQLFSPTGYENKIGPKIKTFTHHNLTKNLTPTLLKIRKRFETMSADSTPDTEGGVSPMWECEEKENKHVDNQRVRGQSESREPKQTHGPTKLCTAGVSAEASSSVSTKGPHQDYLLGATPRCSKPVWDHFPAATSVKRTFSHVESSPESLEVKAKKGNADYKRCCNIPEDAGMSHTGLTGTFSTFKIGGSLGKEEAVHISLKGSSPIVVAKSLFREVDEPTENVFEDAFKDSSPFCLVSPLPGNADMCRSLSLDPDGSMHDTSLPLDIHPNKSAETSASYAENEDNEGSSMMETVAMVTPGGESPLSLSRLADPVRSVAEVPLVLRQRNAVVFRSYCSSINRSSVLGGSRLSLGSVETMDVSTPASYHSALGAATPVQQCRNSNSSAYQTPQPVSTSHTPYRTPKSVRRGALPVEGAPILGTPDYLAPELLLGKPHDCMVDWWALGVCLFEFLTGVPPFNDETPPLVFQNILNRDIPWPEGEEELSVNSRNAIEILLTMEMTKRAGLKGDLCCVSSIACPENLVRAKRIRSMSV encoded by the exons ATGGAGGTAGTTGAAAAGCGCTCCTCCAGGTTTAATATGAAATCGGTGGAAATTCCTAAACCACCTTCGATCGACGATTTTGACGTTTTGAAACCCATTAGCCGTGGCGCCTTTGGCAAAGTCTATCTTGCCAGAAAAAAGTGCAGTGCACGTCTATATGCAATAAAG GTGATGAAAAAGGCAGACATGGTTGACAAAAATATGGCGAGTCAGATGAAGGCTGAAAGAGATGCGCTTGCTCTCAGCAAAAGTCCCTTCATCGTTCATCTGTTTTATTCCCTTCAGACAGCCACTAAGATCTACCTG gtgATGGAATACCTGATTGGTGGAGATGTCAAGTCACTTCTTCATATTTATGGATACTTTGATCAGGATATGGCTGTGAAATACATCTCAGAGGTTGCTTTGGCCTTGGATTACCTCCACCGTCATGGAATAATCCACAG GGACCTGAAGCCAGACAACATGCTGATATCTAACGAAGGCCACATCAAACTAACAGACTTTGGGCTTTCAAAAGTCAAGCTTGACAGAG AGCTGAGTCTGATGGATATCCTCACCACTCCGTCCTTGGCTAAACCAAAACAAGATTTCTTTCGCACCCCGGGCCAAGTCCTATCTTTAATCTGCTCCCTTGGATTC AACACGCCTGCAGGAGAAAGTAAACGCCACAGCAGCGCCTCTGTCGTGTCCAGCCCAATGTCCTGCAGCAAAGTCAAACAGAAGAACAACTCTCTTGGTTCTCCTTTGACAAACAGTACATATCAGCTGTTTTCTCCGACTGGCTATGAAAATAAAATAG gaCCTAAAATTAAAACGTTCACTCATCATAATCTGACAAAAAACCTGACTCCCACGTTGCTGAAGATCAGGAAGAGGTTTGAGACGATGAGCGCCGACAGCACCCCCGACACCGAGGGTGGCGTCAGTCCCATGTGGGAGTGTGAGGAG aaagaaaacaaaCACGTTGATAATCAGAGGGTTAGAGGGCAGTCTGAGTCCAGAGAGCCCAAACAGACCCATGGACCCACAAAACTCTGCACAGCTGGGGTCTCTGCTGAGGCCTCTAGTAGCGTGTCAACTAAAGGACCGCATCAGGACTATCTTTTAGGAGCAACACCTCGCTGCTCGAAGCCGGTGTGGGACCACTTTCCGGCTGCAACCTCTGTCAAAAGGACATTTTCACACGTAGAATCAAGCCCAGAGTCGCTGGAGGTCAAAGCCAAAAAGGGAAATGCGGACTACAAGAGATGCTGTAACATTCCAGAAGATGCTGGGATGAGTCACACTGGTCTGACTGGAACATTTTCCACCTTCAAGATAGGTGGCTCCCTGGGGAAGGAGGAAGCTGTACACATCAGTCTGAAAGGCTCCAGTCCCATCGTTGTGGCTAAAAGTCTGTTCAGGGAGGTGGACGAGCCGACCGAGAACGTGTTTGAAGATGCCTTTAAAGACTCGTCACCTTTTTGCCTCGTGTCACCTCTACCTGGGAACGCCGACATGTGCCGGAGCTTGAGTCTAGACCCTGACGGATCCATGCATGACACGTCTCTCCCTCTGGACATCCATCCAAACAAATCGGCAGAAACTTCTGCTTCTTACGCCGAAAACGAGGACAATGAGGGCTCGTCAATGATGGAGACTGTTGCTATGGTAACCCCGGGAGGTGAATCTCCGCTTTCCCTCAGTCGACTCGCTGATCCTGTGCGGAGTGTTGCGGAAGTCCCCCTGGTCCTCCGGCAGCGAAACGCAGTGGTTTTCCGCAGCTACTGCAGCTCCATCAATCGCTCCAGCGTGTTGGGAGGTTCCAGGCTCAGTTTAGGATCAGTGGAGACCATGGATGTTTCCACACCCGCGTCTTATCACTCAGCCCTTGGAGCTGCCACACCCGTGCAGCAATGCCGTAACTCCAACAGCTCCGCTTATCAG ACTCCCCAGCCTGTGTCGACCTCCCACACCCCTTACAGAACTCCAAAAAGCGTCAGACGGGGTGCGCTTCCTGTTGAGGGTGCACCGATCTTGGGAACGCCGGATTATTTGGctccagagctgctgctgggaaaGCCACACG ACTGCATGGTGGACTGGTGGGCGCTTGGCGTGTGTCTGTTCGAGTTCCTCACCGGCGTTCCGCCGTTCAACGACGAGACGCCTCCGCTGGTTTTCCAGAATATTCTCAACAGGG ACATCCCCTGGCCAGAGGGAGAGGAGGAACTGTCTGTAAACTCCAGGAACGCCATCGAAATCCTGCTCACCATGGAGATGACCAAGCGTGCAGGTCTGAAAG GAGACCTGTGCTGCGTGTCCTCCATCGCTTGCCCAGAGAACCTAGTGAGGGCGAAGCGAATACGGTCGATGAGTGTCTGA
- the mastl gene encoding serine/threonine-protein kinase greatwall isoform X1 codes for MEVVEKRSSRFNMKSVEIPKPPSIDDFDVLKPISRGAFGKVYLARKKCSARLYAIKVMKKADMVDKNMASQMKAERDALALSKSPFIVHLFYSLQTATKIYLVMEYLIGGDVKSLLHIYGYFDQDMAVKYISEVALALDYLHRHGIIHRDLKPDNMLISNEGHIKLTDFGLSKVKLDRELSLMDILTTPSLAKPKQDFFRTPGQVLSLICSLGFNTPAGESKRHSSASVVSSPMSCSKVKQKNNSLGSPLTNSTYQLFSPTGYENKIGPKIKTFTHHNLTKNLTPTLLKIRKRFETMSADSTPDTEGGVSPMWECEEKENKHVDNQRVRGQSESREPKQTHGPTKLCTAGVSAEASSSVSTKGPHQDYLLGATPRCSKPVWDHFPAATSVKRTFSHVESSPESLEVKAKKGNADYKRCCNIPEDAGMSHTGLTGTFSTFKIGGSLGKEEAVHISLKGSSPIVVAKSLFREVDEPTENVFEDAFKDSSPFCLVSPLPGNADMCRSLSLDPDGSMHDTSLPLDIHPNKSAETSASYAENEDNEGSSMMETVAMVTPGGESPLSLSRLADPVRSVAEVPLVLRQRNAVVFRSYCSSINRSSVLGGSRLSLGSVETMDVSTPASYHSALGAATPVQQCRNSNSSAYQTPQPVSTSHTPYRTPKSVRRGALPVEGAPILGTPDYLAPELLLGKPHDCMVDWWALGVCLFEFLTGVPPFNDETPPLVFQNILNRDIPWPEGEEELSVNSRNAIEILLTMEMTKRAGLKELRSHPLFDGLDWDDLQNQPMPFIPQPEDETDTSYFEARNNAQHIAVSGFSL; via the exons ATGGAGGTAGTTGAAAAGCGCTCCTCCAGGTTTAATATGAAATCGGTGGAAATTCCTAAACCACCTTCGATCGACGATTTTGACGTTTTGAAACCCATTAGCCGTGGCGCCTTTGGCAAAGTCTATCTTGCCAGAAAAAAGTGCAGTGCACGTCTATATGCAATAAAG GTGATGAAAAAGGCAGACATGGTTGACAAAAATATGGCGAGTCAGATGAAGGCTGAAAGAGATGCGCTTGCTCTCAGCAAAAGTCCCTTCATCGTTCATCTGTTTTATTCCCTTCAGACAGCCACTAAGATCTACCTG gtgATGGAATACCTGATTGGTGGAGATGTCAAGTCACTTCTTCATATTTATGGATACTTTGATCAGGATATGGCTGTGAAATACATCTCAGAGGTTGCTTTGGCCTTGGATTACCTCCACCGTCATGGAATAATCCACAG GGACCTGAAGCCAGACAACATGCTGATATCTAACGAAGGCCACATCAAACTAACAGACTTTGGGCTTTCAAAAGTCAAGCTTGACAGAG AGCTGAGTCTGATGGATATCCTCACCACTCCGTCCTTGGCTAAACCAAAACAAGATTTCTTTCGCACCCCGGGCCAAGTCCTATCTTTAATCTGCTCCCTTGGATTC AACACGCCTGCAGGAGAAAGTAAACGCCACAGCAGCGCCTCTGTCGTGTCCAGCCCAATGTCCTGCAGCAAAGTCAAACAGAAGAACAACTCTCTTGGTTCTCCTTTGACAAACAGTACATATCAGCTGTTTTCTCCGACTGGCTATGAAAATAAAATAG gaCCTAAAATTAAAACGTTCACTCATCATAATCTGACAAAAAACCTGACTCCCACGTTGCTGAAGATCAGGAAGAGGTTTGAGACGATGAGCGCCGACAGCACCCCCGACACCGAGGGTGGCGTCAGTCCCATGTGGGAGTGTGAGGAG aaagaaaacaaaCACGTTGATAATCAGAGGGTTAGAGGGCAGTCTGAGTCCAGAGAGCCCAAACAGACCCATGGACCCACAAAACTCTGCACAGCTGGGGTCTCTGCTGAGGCCTCTAGTAGCGTGTCAACTAAAGGACCGCATCAGGACTATCTTTTAGGAGCAACACCTCGCTGCTCGAAGCCGGTGTGGGACCACTTTCCGGCTGCAACCTCTGTCAAAAGGACATTTTCACACGTAGAATCAAGCCCAGAGTCGCTGGAGGTCAAAGCCAAAAAGGGAAATGCGGACTACAAGAGATGCTGTAACATTCCAGAAGATGCTGGGATGAGTCACACTGGTCTGACTGGAACATTTTCCACCTTCAAGATAGGTGGCTCCCTGGGGAAGGAGGAAGCTGTACACATCAGTCTGAAAGGCTCCAGTCCCATCGTTGTGGCTAAAAGTCTGTTCAGGGAGGTGGACGAGCCGACCGAGAACGTGTTTGAAGATGCCTTTAAAGACTCGTCACCTTTTTGCCTCGTGTCACCTCTACCTGGGAACGCCGACATGTGCCGGAGCTTGAGTCTAGACCCTGACGGATCCATGCATGACACGTCTCTCCCTCTGGACATCCATCCAAACAAATCGGCAGAAACTTCTGCTTCTTACGCCGAAAACGAGGACAATGAGGGCTCGTCAATGATGGAGACTGTTGCTATGGTAACCCCGGGAGGTGAATCTCCGCTTTCCCTCAGTCGACTCGCTGATCCTGTGCGGAGTGTTGCGGAAGTCCCCCTGGTCCTCCGGCAGCGAAACGCAGTGGTTTTCCGCAGCTACTGCAGCTCCATCAATCGCTCCAGCGTGTTGGGAGGTTCCAGGCTCAGTTTAGGATCAGTGGAGACCATGGATGTTTCCACACCCGCGTCTTATCACTCAGCCCTTGGAGCTGCCACACCCGTGCAGCAATGCCGTAACTCCAACAGCTCCGCTTATCAG ACTCCCCAGCCTGTGTCGACCTCCCACACCCCTTACAGAACTCCAAAAAGCGTCAGACGGGGTGCGCTTCCTGTTGAGGGTGCACCGATCTTGGGAACGCCGGATTATTTGGctccagagctgctgctgggaaaGCCACACG ACTGCATGGTGGACTGGTGGGCGCTTGGCGTGTGTCTGTTCGAGTTCCTCACCGGCGTTCCGCCGTTCAACGACGAGACGCCTCCGCTGGTTTTCCAGAATATTCTCAACAGGG ACATCCCCTGGCCAGAGGGAGAGGAGGAACTGTCTGTAAACTCCAGGAACGCCATCGAAATCCTGCTCACCATGGAGATGACCAAGCGTGCAGGTCTGAAAG AACTCCGAAGCCACCCCCTGTTTGACGGCCTGGACTGGGATGACCTGCAGAACCAGCCGATGCCGTTCATTCCTCAGCCGGAAGACGAAACCGACACCTCGTACTTTGAGGCGAGGAACAATGCTCAGCACATCGCCGTGTCGGGATTCAGCCTGTAG
- the acbd5a gene encoding acyl-CoA-binding domain-containing protein 5A: MEVERVSVEEENRLTRMRFDAAVKVIKSLPPNGPFQPSNDIMLKFYSYYKQATIGACNIPRPGFWDAVGKAKWDAWNSLGDMAKEEAMAAYVDQMKLILEGMPMTDEVEELLRVLGPFYELVDEKKKVTQISDLSAGFGTMMTSLESKNVAKSVIRNMEMNGTLETRPARIEQEKEEEEEDEENEEIMEVRKTSQPKKKSSARRHKPSLQNGKLSNGVSHATNGSLARAALNSDDSQEGPDSELLLNGHHPDAGSSHLASDSDSEVYCDSVDQFGQEENSEHNRSLDDLEEEEEEESHALLPVEVQEDAPLEVIKCGGEEGEADGTRSQTLNVNVSGSSSSRRGQVSRSPGLGSGPLMPADNGGDGGGERWRGVGTPGANLNEQIVVALARLQEDMHSVLERLRTLEALTAGQARSGAVSPPFVSPVKKKNQKPSWWPFDISPTSLAFAVIWPFVVQWLIRLYFQRRRRRGN, translated from the exons ATGGAGGTGGAGCGCGTGAGCGTGGAAGAAGAAAATCGTTTGACTCGGATGAGGTTCGACGCTGCCGTGAAAGTGATCAAGAGTTTACCCCCAAATG GTCCCTTCCAGCCTTCCAATGACATCATGCTCAAGTTCTACAGTTACTATAAACAAGCCACTATAGGAGCTTGCAACATACCACGACCTGGCTTCTGGGATGCAGTTGGCAAAGCTAAATG GGATGCCTGGAATTCTCTAGGAGATATGGCAAAGGAAGAAGCAATGGCGGCATATGTTGATCAGATGAAGCTG ATTCTGGAGGGCATGCCCATGACTGACGAGGTGGAGGAGCTGCTGCGCGTCCTCGGCCCTTTCTACGAGCTCGTTGACGAGAAGAAAAAAGTCACACAGATATCAGACCTGAGCGCGG GATTTGGAACAATGATGACTTCACTGGAATCAAAAAACGTTGCAAAGAGCGTCATCAGAAACATGGAGATGAACGGAACGCTGGAGACCCGACCTGCCAGGATCgagcaggagaaggaggaggaagaggaggatgaggaaAATGAAGAGATAATGGAAGTTAGAAAAA CGTCACAGCCAAAGAAGAAGAGTTCAGCCAGGAGACACAAACCATCCCTCCAGAATGGAAAACTCTCTAATGGGGTCAGCCATGCGACCAATGGGAGCCTCGCCAGAGCTGCTCTAAACAGTGACGACTCTCAGGAAGGCCCAGACAGCGAGCTTCTGCTCAACGGACACCACCCCG ATGCAGGAAGCAGTCACCTGGCCAGTGACTCTGATAGTGAAGTATATTGTGACTCTGTGGACCAGTTTGGCCAAGAAGAG aacTCCGAGCACAACCGTTCTCTGGATgacctggaggaggaggaggaggaggagagccacGCCCTGCTGCCTGTGGAGGTGCAGGAGGATGCTCCTCTAGAAGTCATCAAGTGTGGAGGAGAAGAAGGGGAGGCAGATGGGACGAGGTCACAGACGCTGAATGTGAATGTGTCGGGCAGCTCCTCGTCCAGGAGAGGACAGG TTTCCAGGTCTCCAGGCCTCGGTTCAGGACCTCTGATGCCGGCAGACAATGGTGGAGACGGTGGCGGTGAGCGCTGGCGAGGTGTAGGGACACCCGGAGCGAACCTGAATGAGCAGATTGTGGTGGCGCTGGCCAGACTACAGGAAGACATGCACAGTGTTCTGGAGAGGCTGCGCACCCTGGAGGCTCTCACGGCCGGCCAG GCGAGATCCGGTGCCGTTTCTCCTCCATTTGTATCTCCTGTGAAAAAGAAGAACCAg aAACCCTCCTGGTGGCCTTTTGACATTTCACCTACCAGTTTGGCTTTCGCCGTTATCTGGCCATTTGTGGTCCAGTGGCTCATCCGTCTGTACTTTCAGAGACGGCGAAG ACGTGGAAACTGA